One genomic window of Aethina tumida isolate Nest 87 chromosome 3, icAetTumi1.1, whole genome shotgun sequence includes the following:
- the LOC109601681 gene encoding PHD and RING finger domain-containing protein 1 isoform X1, with protein sequence MSDDSDASPHQKRKRKARRLEDSSSESSSDDFSAPVRTRTKSRNRNPIADSSSDSDSDDSCVVRRRKKKVARVTSDSDSDNSSGSSIVVRIRSKSGARILSASESDSSQWETEGSDAEPDSRTAVAASVQDANVDSDSSDGQSDKCPICLATFRTQEIGTPESCDHQFCLECIQEWSKNMNTCPVDRQEYNLILVRRQVNGKVARQIPIEKPQPQNDVEITEELTFCEICGQSEYEDRMLLCDGCDLGFHLFCLTPPLDEVPAGRWYCNDCSADDVVDREISLFEIQMLFDDQVNMIQPTERRRNQSSRYQYSILGRLYKRLVVRCKRLALISHTLQHISRPSIFLIDRLIPRTRQSERVRRQIQTNRMNQSLRLQQEMPSTSSGADNSIHLSDGVTSTTSRRTAGTARKPRKKKTRKTKRRRRVFEVDEATGEMVEVKRKKRKSRAKTRRRNRVVARPKTVKKRLAAQLGICAPKSVPQNLPDVRVPSTTANSIGVMRHQAGIPALHLFGQNHELDYFSDEDIDGSDILVRRAPNHSDVAAMRRTARRKAVVIPCTVSSSSDLLDSIMDSQERLHSRNTVFSVDRDGKFKMEPKLGNNNNNYINVKQQDSVVRQCPTSYTNKTTSNSNNYREDAETSREYHGNSSYQHSTPSSTMEPAAGSRSSSSNDQDQPQDYSQRTLSASCDATYDDPDKNKKGSDSGSNSPNSDSDVDIYSDIETVSTSKVDDDESYNKPPPQPAAPQNDSNAGDDDDNSETEMVIDTEKEPEKHTEHDEEDAKQVTSTVDAEIAPQNRPQYSASEIQSEAVQSSNQVDYLKNDYQDKDQYDDDDSEDGCPNFSIYSKESIKLAKDSDVGNNESGSSGDNQVGEVSSSPNGPERSVHRTQDVAGPSTSQQYEAYDPEMETESPRPPEDIDDDDQEENKPDGAEESRPTEVMKKPNVSSGGLYSDSEDESVVRKEAVQFGMNDLRNMTEDISEEERSYTPCLDEKNTSFKEGIEGLDTELISDEDRNDFDESHEQKAVSDGGDALEINAKESELDFTRPEDYEEGEIIDKLKNSKKPEEEPKKEDESPKKAKKKEKTADNEGNKENEVQNKETFKKLSKSSKDRNYREKDRSKSREKKSDKDKDKQKEKEKKDKKRRKEIVRYNVRALIAVKPKRDQFGRDIPQRKSESRNRSFTPPIRRSSSRPRQSPSPKRRGRSRTRNRNRVTQSRSRNRVGSRSRSRNKLSRSKTPPRRRSRSKDKKRKRSTSRSKKPTKTRTSSKSKRKARSHSRRRSRSKSPRKKRDWKRRRSTDWTPSFSRSPSPDQAPFSPSWTPPRILDKVQQKQQHSNLKVILPNDGGKKKKEKKKKSEKRKDSDRQRKRTRYDRTPPPSKEVFASGENILVSVSFNKENETRDVTTRDKRRKTVEEPPKKKKKSKNKAQRKDLSGVKPVAIIDLERSPFQVVSSPKDVIVLSDSDNGEDVQKNICDSSQQVASPERCGVNTYTMGPKTPPEPQVKFSLNAKPPTIRAISNPLHEADEMDVEPDQEDITDSVHKGPNTPPEPPNSPPSSPDAYDPFEPTKSRSPTPEPLETTQSNEPDMAEADDDKIHNQSPDKSLTPPVADIQPADSQSSIHATPDIKSPERIGATINQPAAKPVAQTTPFSTGATSLINSAPINNLAPPRINIINSTIVQQSSIPQRIVLPNVQKSSPVKIAPTKSIKPMPSKQANNKNSRGKGRQNGASDDMVLDLDSPYSPGSSDYEDLFEPPPESGGKSSKSSSKTTSSKTKSTFDALFGSPSYSASKPTKKDKVKKVQVSPTKGESTKQVGVKLDEDNLKILDELPNSAVEMQVKDKVQYLKKLNRQERVVEEVKLVLKPHYNKKRINKEEYKDILRRSVPKICHNKSGEINPTKIKSLIEAYVKKIRHSKKVTSSSSVNPQKV encoded by the exons ATGAGTGACGATAGTGATGCGAGTCCTCACCAAAAACGCAAAAGAAAAGCTCGTAGGCTGGAAGACAGTTCTTCTGAAAGTTCCAGTGATGACTTTTCCGCGCCTGTTCGAACGAGAACAAAGAGCAGGAACCGAAATCCGATAGCGGATTCTTCCTCAGATTCTGATAGTGATGATTCTTGTGTTGTGCGAAGGAGAAAGAAAAAAGTTGCG AGAGTGACCTCTGACTCAGACTCAGACAATTCGTCCGGATCGTCCATCGTTGTGCGCATAAGAAGCAAGAGCGGCGCCCGAATTCTGTCGGCGAGCGAGAGCGATTCGAGCCAGTGGGAGACGGAGGGCAGCGATGCGGAGCCCGACTCGAGAACGGCGGTCGCCGCCTCAGTTCAGGACGCCAACGTCGACTCAGACTCGAGCGACGGCCAGTCCGACAAATGTCCCATCTGCCTGGCGACGTTCAGGACGCAGGAGATCGGCACGCCCGAGTCCTGCGACCACCAATTCTGTCTCGAGTGCATCCAGGAGTGGTCCAAGAACATGAACACTTGCCCGGTAGATCGACAAGAGTACAACCTGATCCTGGTGCGGCGGCAGGTCAACGGCAAAGTCGCCCGTCAGATCCCGATCGAGAAGCCGCAGCCGCAGAACGACGTCGAAATCACCGAGGAGCTGACCTTCTGCGAGATTTGCGGACAGAGCGAGTACGAGGACAGGATGTTGCTGTGCGACGGTTGCGATCTCGGCTTCCATCTGTTCTGTCTCACGCCGCCCCTGGACGAAGTGCCAGCCGGAAGGTGGTACTGCAACGATTGTTCGGCGGACGATGTGGTCGATCGTGAGATCTCGCTTTTCGAAATCCAGATGCTCTTTGATGACCAGGTTAATATGATTCAACCAACGGAGCGGCGTAGGAATCAATCTTCGAG ATACCAGTACTCGATTCTCGGTCGGTTGTACAAAAGGCTAGTAGTTCGCTGCAAACGTCTAGCCCTAATTAGTCATACGCTGCAGCACATATCCAG ACCATCTATTTTTCTGATCGACAGATTAATACCTCGCACGAGACAATCGGAACGCGTACGTCGACAGATACAAACCAACCGCATGAACCAGTCGTTGCGATTACAACAGGAAATGCCCAGCACATCGTCGGGAGCGGACAACTCCATCCACTTGTCGGACGGTGTCACCAGCACAACGAGTCGTAGAACCGCCGGAACAGCGAGAAAACCCCGCAAGAAAAAGACGAGGAAAACGAAACGTCGCCGACGTGTGTTCGAAGTTGACGAGGCCACCGGTGAGATGGTGGAAGTGAAGAGGAAGAAACGGAAGTCCAGAGCTAAGACGCGGAGACGTAACAGAGTGGTGGCGCGTCCCAAGACCGTAAAAAAACGATTGGCCGCCCAGTTGGGTATTTGCGCCCCAAAGAGTGTCCCCCAGAATCTTCCAGACGTGAGAGTTCCGTCGACTACTGCGAATTCGATAGGGGTTATGCGGCACCAGGCTGGCATTCCTGCCCTCCATCTCTTCGGACAGAATCACGAACTGGATTACTTCTCCGATGAGGATATCGATGGTTCGGACATACTTGTCAGGCGGGCGCCCAATCATTCTGACGTGGCGGCTATGAGGAGGACAGCTAGGCGGAAAGCGGTGGTTATCCCATGCACAGTCTCCAGTTCCAGTGATCTTCTTGATAGTATTATGGATAGCCAGGAACGACTTCATTCCAGGAACACCGTCTTCTCCGTAGACAGGGACGGCAAGTTCAAGATGGAACCGAAATTGggtaacaacaataacaattacataaaCGTTAAACAGCAAGATAGTGTGGTCAGACAGTGTCCTACCTCATATACAAACAAGACTACCTCCAACAGCAATAACTACAGGGAAGACGCGGAAACCAGCAGAGAATACCACGGCAATTCATCGTACCAACATTCCACCCCATCATCAACAATGGAACCGGCTGCAGGTTCACGATCATCTTCCAGCAACGATCAGGATCAACCCCAAGACTACTCCCAACGGACGCTGTCCGCTTCATGCGATGCAACATACGATGATCccgataaaaacaaaaaaggatCCGACAGTGGCAGCAACTCACCAAACAGCGATTCCGACGTGGACATCTACAGCGACATAGAAACCGTAAGCACAAGTAAAGTCGACGATGATGAATCGTACAATAAACCACCGCCGCAACCTGCCGCCCCACAAAACGATTCCAACGCCGGCGACGATGATGATAACAGCGAAACCGAGATGGTCATCGACACCGAGAAGGAGCCGGAAAAACATACTGAACACGACGAAGAAGACGCAAAACAAGTTACGAGCACGGTCGATGCGGAGATCGCACCCCAAAACCGGCCGCAATATTCCGCTTCCGAGATCCAATCTGAAGCCGTCCAGTCGTCGAATCAAGTGGATTACTTGAAAAATGACTACCAGGATAAAGATCAGTACGACGATGACGATTCGGAAGATGGATGTCCAAATTTCAGTATTTACTCAAAGGAGAGCATCAAATTAGCCAAAGATTCGGATGTTGGAAATAATGAGTCAGGCTCGAGCGGGGACAATCAAGTTGGAGAG GTAAGTTCATCGCCGAATGGACCTGAAAGAAGTGTACACAGGACACAGGATGTAGCAGGCCCTTCAACCAGTCAACAATATGAAGCCTATGATCCCGAAATGGAAACCGAATCTCCAAGACCACCAGAAGACATTGATGATGATGACCAGGAAGAAAACAAGCCTGATGGAGCCGAGGAAAGCAGACCCACTGAAGTCATGAAAAAGCCAAACGTTTCATCGGGTGGTCTATATAGCGACTCCGAAGATGAGTCGGTGGTCAGGAAGGAAGCCGTACAATTTGGAATGAATGACTTACGTAACATGACAGAAGACATCAGTGAAGAAGAAAGAAGCTATACTCCATGTTTGGACGAGAAGAACACGTCGTTCAAAGAAGGAATCGAAGGTTTGGATACTGAACTGATTTCAGACGAAGACAGGAACGACTTCGATGAATCGCACGAGCAAAAGGCGGTATCTGATGGTGGAGATGCGTTGGAAATCAACGCAAAAGAAAGCGAACTGGACTTCACTCGGCCGGAGGACTACGAGGAAGGGGAAATAATTGACAAGTTGAAGAATTCCAAAAAACCTGAAGAGGAGCCCAAGAAAGAGGATGAGAGTCCCAAAAAggcaaagaaaaaagaaaagacaGCAGACAATGAAGGCAACAAGGAGAACGAGGTGCAAAACAAAGAAACGTTCAAGAAACTGAGCAAAAGCAGCAAGGACAGGAATTACCGCGAAAAAGACAGGAGTAAATCACGCGAAAAGAAATCCGATAAAGACAAAGACAAGCAAAAGGAAAAAGAAAAGAAGGATAAGAAAAGGCGTAAGGAAATCGTACGATATAATGTACGAGCTCTTATTGCAGTGAAACCGAAAAGAGACCAATTTGGTAGAGATATACCACAAAGGAAGTCTGAGTCCAGAAATCGATCGTTTACGCCACCAATACGTAGATCTTCCTCACGACCCCGTCAATCACCATCACCTAAACGTCGTGGCAGATCCAGAACGAGGAATCGGAATCGCGTGACCCAATCTAGATCGCGCAACCGGGTTGGTTCTCGCTCTAGATCACGTAATAAGTTGTCCAGGTCGAAAACTCCACCCCGACGCCGATCCAGGTCCAAAGATAAAAAGCGGAAACGATCGACAAGCAGAAGCAAAAAGCCCACGAAGACAAGGACAAGTTCCAAGTCGAAACGGAAAGCAAGGAGTCACAGTAGACGAAGATCGAGGTCCAAGTCACCGAGGAAGAAGAGGGACTGGAAAAGAAGGAGATCCACTGATTGGACACCATCGTTTTCCAGGTCGCCTTCACCTGACCAAGCCCCGTTTTCGCCTTCTTGGACTCCACCTCGGATTCTAGATAAGGTACAACAGAAACAACAGCACAGCAATCTCAAAGTTATACTGCCAAATGATGGAGGGAAAAAGAAAAAggagaaaaagaagaagagtGAAAAGAGGAAAGATTCTGACCGTCAAAGGAAACGAACACGTTACGACAGAACTCCGCCACCTTCAAAAGAAGTTTTCGCCTCCGGTGAAAACATATTGGTTAGTGTTAGTTTCAACAAAGAAAATGAGACAAGGGACGTCACCACAAGGGATAAAAGGCGGAAAACCGTGGAAGAACCGccgaaaaagaaaaagaagtcCAAGAACAAGGCACAAAGAAAAGACTTGTCGGGTGTAAAGCCCGTAGCCATAATCGATTTAGAAAGATCACCGTTTCAAGTGGTGTCCTCACCTAAAGACGTAATCGTACTCAGCGACAGCGACAACGGCGAGGATGTACAAAAGAATATATGTGACTCGTCGCAGCAGGTCGCCAGTCCGGAGAGATGCGGGGTGAACACCTACACGATGGGACCAAAAACGCCACCTGAACCTCAAGTGAAGTTCTCACTTAATGCTAAACCGCCTACGATCCGTGCAATAAGCAATCCCCTTCACGAAGCAGATGAAATGGATGTTGAACCAGATCAAGAAG ATATTACCGATAGCGTGCACAAAGGACCAAACACGCCTCCGGAACCACCAAACTCACCACCCAGTTCGCCGGATGCTTACGATCCATTCGAGCCCACCAAGTCACGATCACCTACCCCTGAGCCTCTGGAGACGACTCAGTCCAATGAGCCCGATATGGCCGAAGCGGATGACGACAAAATACACAATCAGTCGCCCGACAAGAGCCTCACACCTCCTGTCGCCGATATCCAACCTGCTGATTCACAAAGCAGTATCCACGCGACGCCCGACATTAAATCGCCTGAAAGGATTGGGGCGACTATAAATCAA CCTGCTGCAAAACCTGTTGCACAAACGACGCCATTTTCAACCGGGGCAACATCACTGATTAACTCCGCTCCAATTAACAATTTGGCTCCGCCTaggattaatattatcaattcgACGATAGTACAACAGTCATCGATACCACAGCGGATCGTCCTACCCAATGTACAGAAGTCGAGTCCGGTAAAAATAGCACCAACAAAGTCCATAAAACCAATGCCGTCCAAGCAGGCGAATAACAAGAATTCCCGCGGAAAG GGCCGACAGAATGGTGCCAGCGACGATATGGTGCTTGATTTAGATTCACCTTATTCGCCAGGTTCGAGCGACTACGAGGACTTGTTCGAGCCGCCTCCAGAATCCGGTGGTAAATCGTCGAAAAGCAGTTCTAAAACCACATCGTCAAAAACGAAAAGTACATTCGACGCACTGTTCGGCTCGCCTTCCTACAGTGCTTCCAAACCAACGAAAAAAGACAAAGTCAAGAAAGTGCAAGTTTCGCCCACCAAAGGTGAGA GTACTAAACAAGTTGGTGTTAAATTGGATGAGGATAATCTCAAGATTTTGGATGAATTACCAAATTCAGCCGTTGAAATGCAAGTGAAAGACAAGGTACAG tatttaaagaaattgaacAGGCAAGAAAGGGTTGTGGAAGAGGTAAAACTGGTCCTGAAGCCGCACTACAATAAGAAACGTATAAACAAAGAAGAGTACAAAGATATTTTAAGAAGATCCGTACCTAAG atTTGTCACAACAAAAGTGGTGAAATAAATCCTACCAAGATCAAAAGTCTTATAGAGGCTTACGTGAAGAAGATTCGCCACAGTAAAAAAGTCACATCCAGCAGTTCTGTAAATCctcaaaaagtataa